CGCATGCTGCGTGAAGTAATCCAGCTTGTTGCCGCCGACGTTCTGTTCGACGACGTAGAGGTAATCGCCCGGCTCTTTCTGCTCTATCTCGCCGTCCCAGTTCATCCGTTCGATGAACCTCTGCTCTGCAGGGTCCGTCAGATAGACCTGCATGTGCTTCTCCCGCAATGCAGATCCGAACCCGTCGACCACCTCGGTTGGATGTTTGGGCTTCAGCATGTGGACGTAGAAGTCGTTCACCACGGCCTGTAGATGGTTACGACGCACTTTTGGGATCGGATACGAGGCATAGGCCTTGTAGAGGAGGAAGTGAACGATCCGGTCCTCATCGACGAAGACGTTCTTGCCGGTGGTCTTGAACTTGCCGACACCCGGCATCAGCTTCTCCATCAACATGGGGTCGACCCCGATGACGCCATCGATGTTTGGGAAGTTGGGAACCGCCGCCTTCGCGTAGTCCACCGTGAGCTTCGCGGACAGCGGCCAGTCGGGCGACCAGTTTGCGTTCCCGAAGCGTTGTGCGTCTTCGATCGTCCGCACGTACCAGGCGTCTTCCGGCAGCGCGATGTCGAAGGTCTTCCTGTTCTTGTCGATGTTGTAAACGGTGCCGCCGGTGTCTAGCAGCTCGGGCTTTCCATCGGCGATCTGCATCAATTTGAACTGAAGGAGCGCGCCGCCGGGGCCCCGCTGCTCCGCGGAGTTCTGCATGCCGAACAGGTACATCCGCGTCTCGTTCTCGCCGAGGAACCCGGGCAGGATCTGGAAACCCGCCTCCGCGTCGGCCAGTAGCGTGTCGGTCTGGCTCGCCTTGTCGATGCCGTCCGTGATCGCGGAGCGCGCCCTGCTCGGAAGGTTGGAGAGCTTCACCGCCTCGAGCTCCCCGCGCACGCCCTCGATCGCGGCCCTCACGCCCGAGATCGTCTCGCCTATCTCTCTGATCCGATCAATCCGTATCTGCGCGCCGCCCTCTTCATCCGTGGGGTCTTTCGCGATGACCTTCTCGGGACCTCGCAGCGCGTTCTGAGCGACGTCCAACGTGCCGACCGCAGCCTCGCCGGTCAGCTCCGCGGCCTTGATCAGGTGGTCGACCTCCTCCAGAGCTTCTCCGACGACCGGGAGCCCCGCCGCGAGGTCCAACACGGGCCCACCCTGGGCGTAACCGCTCCGCGCGCGCGTGGCGGCCGCGACGCCGGCGAGCGTCTCGTACCTTGCCTCCTTCATCGCCTGCGCCTGGAGCTTGTTCTCGGCCTTCTTGAAGTGCTCGGACGCGTCGAGAAGGCCGGTCGCCAGGTCCCACGGCGCGGACAGCATCGACACCCACAGCCAAGTGGCGGCCAACGCTGCCACCACGACGGTGGCGCTGACGACGCCGATCCTGTTCTCGGAAGCCATGGCCCTATGTTGAGCCATGCGGCGCGAAATCCCGGACGCAGCCGGCCCCGGACGCGAAACGAGCCCCCCTGCGGGGGCTCGCCGCCTACTACAACAGCAGGTTAGTTACCGCGGGACCTTGTAGGTCGTGGTCCAGATCGCCGAGTCGATGACGGTGCGGTCGCTGGAGCGCTCCGCCACGTGGCTGGTCCAGCATGCAGCGGCTCCGAGGCAGAGCGTGGCCGCGTCGCCGGCCCCGGCCGCGATCACGGAGCCGGTCTTCGCCTTGACCGCCTTCATCGGAACACTGAAGGTGAAGGACTTGGACGCCGGATCGAACTTTCCGGGGATGTAGCCGAGCGTCTTGCAACCGACGAGGCTGACGGCGCCGACCGTCGTAGCGCCGCACTCGCCCTCGAGGCGGAAGAAGCCGTCGGCATAGACCTTGCCGATCTGGTCCATGTTCGACTGGTCCGCGGGGTTCGGCTTTCCGATCTCAGCTGCCTTCGCCGTCACCCGGAAGCTCTCGCCGTTGACCGCGAAGGCCCACAGGAAGCGGACACCCTCGGGCAGCGTCTTGAACGGCGGCATCGCGGAGCTCGTCACCGTGAAGTCCAGGTTCGCCTTGTTCTTGGCGATCGCACCGGAGACGAGGTCGAACCCGCCCTGCTCGGAGCCTGGGATGGGCTGCTCGAAGAAGGTGGCGCCGGAGTCTCCGGCGTTGTCCGTCCACACCGGCTTCGCCTTGGCAGCCCCAGCGGGTGAGATGAGAGCAGCGGCTACGGCGGCTCCCAGCAGCAACGTTGCAATCTTGCGCATCTTCGTCTCCTGTCTGACCTTGTGTGTGTGCCGGTTACCTACTGCTTGCCTGTGTAGCGAAGGATGTCGATGCCTCGGTAGTAGTCGATCGCGTAGAGGATCTCGTCGTTCGCCCAGTAGATGGCGCCGGTCTCACCCGCTAGCGGGATGAAGTAGCCCACCTCGCTGATCTTGCCCTTGGAGCTGACGTCGAAGAACCTCGTCCCGTGCTGGAAGAAGGCGGCTGCAACGACGCCTCCGTTCTTGAACTTCGGCGAGGCCTCCAGCCAGTGCGACGAGCAGCCACCGATGCCGGGGTTCGCGGGCGGGTTGCCGTCGGTGTAGGTGCCGTTCTTCGCGTAGTACGAGTCGATCATCGTGAAGGTGCGCGTCTTCTTCCACTTCGAGGCGTCCCAGGTCATGAAGGCGCCGCGAGACGGGTCCTCGCTGCAGCGTGGGGTGAGGTTCCGCTCGCCGCCCATGAGAAGGAACTTGTCCTTGCCCTGGTTGGGCCAGCGACCCGAGTGGATGAAGCGGCCGTCAGGGTTCGAGCCGAGCGCCAGAAGCTTGGGGTTGGTCGGGTCCTTGCGAGCGTCGAGCAGCATGATCGGCTGCGTGGCCGTTAGGACGATGCCCGGAGAGATCTCCTGCACGTCGTGGCCGCCGCTCGTGGGAAGCCCGTCGCCCCACTTCTCCTCCATCAGCTCCGGCTTCGCCGGGTTGCGGAGGTCGTGGATGTTGCCGTCGGAGCCGTAGGCCCAGGTGCAGTCCAGGATGCAACTCTGCGTGTGCTGGCCGCCTTTGGCCGTTCCGATGATGCGCGGGTTCGTCTTGTCCTCTACGTCGATGACGTAGAGCGTGTTCGTGCCCTCGTGACCAACCGTGTTCGGGACCACCATGATCTTGCCGTTGGTGTCGATGTCCTCGCGGCTCAGCTCGAACTCCTGCGGCATCGGGACGACGCCGGTGAGCTTCGGGTTGATCGGGTCCTTGATGTCGAAGATCATGATCTTGTTCTGGTCGTTCGCGTAGAGGTACTTGCCGACGATGCGCGCGCCGACGGCGTCCTGCGAGATGAGCACGTTCTTCACAAACTCGACGTTCTTCGAGAAGACGCCCGTCTTGGCGCCCGTGGCGTCGGGTAGCAGCGAGAAATCGGCGCGGGCCGTATAGGCGTTGGTCGTCGCGACCGTGGCCGCACCCGCGCTGGTGGTGGTGGCGCCGAGCGCCATCAAGAGCGCCCCCATGAGCAGTGCGTAGGTCTTGCGCATCTGGTTCGTCCTCCCGCGTTTTCCGTGGCTTGTAGCGGGATGGTTCGACCTGGGCCCGCTTCCTCCTGCACTGCGGAGAAGCCACCCCGGCGCTGGCGGCGGCGCCACGGAGCCCTGTGCTAGGAGGCGGGTTGCGGAGCTATCAGGTCGGCGATCTCGCCGATCATCCGGCTGAGGTCGAAATCCTTGGGGGTGTAGACCCGAGCCACCCCCAGCTCTCGCAGCTTGCGCTCGTCCTCTTCCGGGATCACGCCGCCGACGACGACCGGGACCTCTGCGGGATCGATACCCTCGGCTTTCAGGCGGTCCAGGACCGCCGGGACCAGCAGGTTGTGGGCCCCGGACAGGATCGACATCCCGATCGCGTGGACGTCTTCTTCGACCGCGGCCCGGCTGATCTGATCGGGCGTCAGCCGTATCCCCTGGTAGATGACCTCGAACCCGGCGTCTCGTGCCCGCAGCGCGACCTGCTCGGCGGCGTTGGAGTGCCCGTCCAGGCCCGGTTTGGCCACCAGCATCCGCAACTTGCCGACGCCCGCACGCTCCGCCGCAGCTCGTACCTTTTCTCGCGCCTGCTCCAGGCTGGCCGGCTGCGCACCCGCCAGGTGGGCCCCCATGCCGGTCGGCGGCCGGTATTCGCCGTAGCTCTCGCGCAGCGCGTCCGCCCACTCCCCGGTGGTGGCGCCCGCCTTGGCCGCCTCGATCGAGAGGGGGAGCAGGTTCTCGTCGCTTCCGGCAGCGCGCTTGAGGCGATCCAGTGCGGCCGCCACGGCGGCGTCGTCCCGCTCCTCTCGCCACCGCTCGAGGCGCTCCAGTTGCTCCGCCTCGGCCGCGGGATCAACACGCTCGAACGCCAGCTCGTCGAGCCCGGCGACCAACGGGGAAGGCTCCGTCTGCTCGTAGCGGTTCAGCCCCACCACGATCTGCTCCCCGGCCTCGATCGCCCGCCGGCGCTCGGCGTGCGCGGCAACGAGCTGCTCCTTCATGTAGGAGATCGCCTCGACCGAGCCGCCCATCTCGAGCACCTTCTCGAGCTCCTCCCAGGCCGCCGTTGCGATCTCGTCGGTCTTGCCCTCGATGACGACGCTTCCTTCGAAGATGTCGTCGTACTCCAAGAGGTCGGTTTCGTAGGCAAGGATCTGCTGAGCGCGCAGCGACCACTGCTGATCCCACGCACGGGGAAGACCGAGCGCCTCGTTCCAAGCCGGTAGCTGCACGGCCCTTGCCCTCGCGTCTTTCGACTGCGTCACCGCCAGCATCTCGAGCATGATTCGATGGATGTTGTTCTCCGGCTGTGCTGCGGTGAGCCCGAGCGAGTTCACCTGCACGCCGTAGCGGAAGCGGCTGAACTTCTCGTCCTCGATGCCGTAGCGCTCCTTGGTCACGCGCTCCCACAGCCGCCGGAAGGCGCGCATCTTGCAGGTCTGCTCGATGTAGCGGATGCCCGCGTTGCAGAAGAACGAGATGCGCCCGACCAGTCGCGGGAAGTCAGACTCCTCCACCCGCCCCGTCGCCTTCACCGCGTCGAGCACGGTGATGGCATTCGACAGCGCGTACGCCACCTCGAGCACCGGGTCGGCGCCCGCCTCCTGCAGGTGGTACGAGCAAACGTTGATCGGGTTCCACTTCGGCGCCTCGTGAAGCGTCCACGTGATCAGGTCCGTCGTGAGGCGGATGGACGCCTCCGGCGGGAAGATATGGGTGCCGCGGGAGAGGTACTCCTTCAGGATGTCGTTCTGCGTCGTTCCTGCGAGGTCGGAGTGCTTCGCCCCTTGCTCGTCCGCGACGGCCGTGTACAGCGCAAGCAGCCACATCGCGGTCGCGTTGATCGTCATCGAGGTGTTCATCTCGCCCACCGGGATGCCGTCGAAGACCGCCCTCATGTCGCCCAGGTGGCAGATCGGCACGCCCACCTTCCCGACCTCCCCGGCGGCCATCAGGTGGTCCGAGTCGTATCCGGTCTGCGTGGGGAGGTCGAACGCCACCGACAGCCCCGTCTGACCTTTGGCGAGGTTCGACAGGAAGCGGGCGTTCGTGGCCGCGGGGCTGGCATAGCCGGCGTACGTCCTGAAGATCCAGGGACGGTCGCGGTCCTCACTCGATGTCATAGCAACTCAATCGTAGGCTCTGCTAGCTCGACCCACCGAAGGTTTTGAGCGCGCGAATGGCCGTATAGCGACCACGCGCGCGCTCAAAAGGAGAGAAGGAGCGTCTTTTGGAGATACGCAAGGTCGGAGTTGTCGGATGCGGAACGATGGGTTCCGGTATCTGCGAAGTCAGCTCCCGGGCGGGTTTCGACGTCGTCTTCTCCGAGATAACTACGGAAGCCGTTGCAGCGGGCCACCAGAGGATCGAAGGCAGCGTCCGAAGAGCTGTGGAGCGCGGCAAGATGGACGCCACCGAGGCCGACGAGCTATTGGGGCGGATCAGCTCGACGACGGACAACTCGGATCTCGCCGACTGCGACCTTGTCTTCGAGGCAGTTCCCGAGCAGCTCGAGATCAAGAAGCAGTTGTTCGCACAGCTGGACGAGATCCTGGGGCCACAGGCCATCCTGGCGACGAACACGTCGTCGCTGCCCGTCATCGACATGGCGGTCTCGACCAAGCGTCCTCACCGCGTGATCGGGTTCCACTTCTTCAATCCCGCGCAGGTGATGAAGCTCGTCGAGCTGGTTCGCACGGTGGCGACCGACGACGACGTCCTGGAGGCCGCCCGCGGGTTCGCGAAGCGACTCAACAAGACACCTGTGGTCGCGCGCGATCGCGCGGGGTTCATCGCCAACCTGTTGCTGTTCCCCTACCTGAACTCGGCGACGCGTATGTACGACGGCGGGTTCGCGTCGCGCGAGGACATCGACGCTGCGATGCAGCTGGGATGCGGCCACCCCATGGGACCTCTGGCGCTGCTCGACCTGATCGGTCTCGACTCCTCCTACGAGATCTGTGAAGCGCTGTGGCGGCAGTTCCGCGACGACCAGGACGCGCCGGCTCCGCTGCTGAAGCAGTTCGTCGTCGCGGGGTACCTGGGACGAAAGACGGGGCGGGGCTTCTACAGCTACGAGAAGCCGGAATCTTCGAAGGTGGTGGATGCCGCGCTCGATGGCTCCGCACACA
This genomic window from Actinomycetota bacterium contains:
- a CDS encoding DUF4012 domain-containing protein; this translates as MASENRIGVVSATVVVAALAATWLWVSMLSAPWDLATGLLDASEHFKKAENKLQAQAMKEARYETLAGVAAATRARSGYAQGGPVLDLAAGLPVVGEALEEVDHLIKAAELTGEAAVGTLDVAQNALRGPEKVIAKDPTDEEGGAQIRIDRIREIGETISGVRAAIEGVRGELEAVKLSNLPSRARSAITDGIDKASQTDTLLADAEAGFQILPGFLGENETRMYLFGMQNSAEQRGPGGALLQFKLMQIADGKPELLDTGGTVYNIDKNRKTFDIALPEDAWYVRTIEDAQRFGNANWSPDWPLSAKLTVDYAKAAVPNFPNIDGVIGVDPMLMEKLMPGVGKFKTTGKNVFVDEDRIVHFLLYKAYASYPIPKVRRNHLQAVVNDFYVHMLKPKHPTEVVDGFGSALREKHMQVYLTDPAEQRFIERMNWDGEIEQKEPGDYLYVVEQNVGGNKLDYFTQHANRVHVQFDGDDAAVTTEISIENRVFFPQPLYPMGDTGRVAATNGHHFPMMNVYVPRDAQLRLADVDGVRIDSPPGAATWPSPNQPAEHYEKGKKVWTATMDIPPGDTGTFRLGYVTPGAVVQEAGRKVYRLTVQRQPRVRPEQLIVRVGLPQGAKDIAAKGWKREGNDLVWDRPLKEDIVLEVSWRS
- a CDS encoding methylmalonyl-CoA mutase family protein encodes the protein MTSSEDRDRPWIFRTYAGYASPAATNARFLSNLAKGQTGLSVAFDLPTQTGYDSDHLMAAGEVGKVGVPICHLGDMRAVFDGIPVGEMNTSMTINATAMWLLALYTAVADEQGAKHSDLAGTTQNDILKEYLSRGTHIFPPEASIRLTTDLITWTLHEAPKWNPINVCSYHLQEAGADPVLEVAYALSNAITVLDAVKATGRVEESDFPRLVGRISFFCNAGIRYIEQTCKMRAFRRLWERVTKERYGIEDEKFSRFRYGVQVNSLGLTAAQPENNIHRIMLEMLAVTQSKDARARAVQLPAWNEALGLPRAWDQQWSLRAQQILAYETDLLEYDDIFEGSVVIEGKTDEIATAAWEELEKVLEMGGSVEAISYMKEQLVAAHAERRRAIEAGEQIVVGLNRYEQTEPSPLVAGLDELAFERVDPAAEAEQLERLERWREERDDAAVAAALDRLKRAAGSDENLLPLSIEAAKAGATTGEWADALRESYGEYRPPTGMGAHLAGAQPASLEQAREKVRAAAERAGVGKLRMLVAKPGLDGHSNAAEQVALRARDAGFEVIYQGIRLTPDQISRAAVEEDVHAIGMSILSGAHNLLVPAVLDRLKAEGIDPAEVPVVVGGVIPEEDERKLRELGVARVYTPKDFDLSRMIGEIADLIAPQPAS